The Xenorhabdus poinarii G6 nucleotide sequence AAGATCCAACGATAGCGATATATCACAGACTATATGCTTTAGGTGCAAGCCTTACTTATAAGCAACAGTAATCCGTGGCAAATGCACTCATGCTTGAACCTTTAATTGGGAAGTCCCCAAATGTAATGTCCCCTGAATGGTTTGATGATTTACGTAATATTACCCGAATTCTGGATAAAAAATTGGCGAAGTGCCTGTTCCAAGAGCAAAGTTTTGGTGCACACCAAAAACCGCTCTAAGAAGGAACAGGCAATGAACAAACTAGTTGAAATTTTCTGCGATGTCGATGACTTTTGTCGTTTTTCTATTCCTCAATGGGAACAGTTTTGTCTTAATAAGGGGCATCGTCTACGCCGCAGGCAAGGTCACATGTATCCCAGTGAAATGATGACCATCCTGATCCGCTTTCACATGTCGCATTACCGTGATTTTAAACATTTTTATCTGGAGCATATTTGGAAATATCATCATCACGATTTTCCAACTTTGCTCAGTTATACCCGTTTTGTCAGTGTTTCCCCTTCCGTTTTAGTGCCGCTGTGCAGTTATCTGACTCAGTTAAAAGGAAAGCCCACGGGGATCGCTTTTATTGATTCCACGAGTTTACGCGTGTGCCATAACATTCGTATTCCCCGCCATAAGGTGTTTGAGGGGGTGGCACAGCGAGGAAAAACCTCGATAGGGTGGTTTTACGGTTTCAAATTACACTTGATTGTTAACCATCAGGGCGAAATTCTGGCACTCAAAATCACCGCCGGTAATGTGGATGATCGGGAACCGGTTCGCGAATTAGCAAAAGAATTAACGGGTTCTCTTTATGGTGACAAAGGCTATCTTAGTCAAGAACTGGCAGGTGCTTTAGCGCAAGCGGGTGTAACGTTCATGACGAAAAAGCGCCGTCACATGAAAGCGCAAGTGCTGGCTGAATGGGATAATATAATGTTATCAAAGCGTTTTATTATTGAAACAATTAATGGGCAATTAAAAACCATTTCTCAAATAGAGCATTCCTGGCACCGAAGTATAAAAGGATTTCTATTGACCGTTTTAGGTGGTGTCATTGCTTACTGCCTAAAATGGAAGAAACCGTCACTGAAAGTTTTCTACTCAGAAGAAGATTTTCCAATGACGGCTTAAACGGAATTCGGATTATTTTAGCAAGATCTCATACTTACTCGCATATGGAATATTTCGACTATATTCAAAATTAGCTTTTCGGCTCATATCATTGTAGAACCGTTTTTCATTTGCCCCGGTTTTTCCAGTGCCATTGAGTGAATACAATAACGTGAATTTTTATTTTTTTATTTTTTTATTTTGTGACTCATCAAAAATCTTTATTATCCCTGTCCTCAATACCTCATAATAAATGGAGATTTTATGCATTGGTTTTTACGCACAGCGGTTTTTACACTTGTCTTACTGGGTGTGAGTTATAGCATTTATAGCCGTTTTTTCCCTTATGTAACAAACGAAAACAGGAAAGAAGAGATTGAAGTCACCACGCAAAACACGCTCCTACCGGTGACCAGTGAAGACTGGGGGATCATTCTGGGGGCGCCCTATGCGGTTTTTAATGGTCATGTGGTTAATGATTATACGCCTGAAATCGCCGAGGATAATGGCTTATCGTCGGCATGGGGGATCAAAAACCGGCAGGATTTACTTCAGCAATTATTTTGGCTCATTATGGAAGGGCACTCTACTGATTATTATGAAATAAGAGATACTGTTATTCACCTATCAAAAAACGATTTCGACATGTTATTGAGCAATATTGAAAAAAGTCAGTGGGATGAAACGGAAAAACAAGAACTCATTTGGCAATATAAAATGATGTATCACAATACCCATGACATTCAAAACATGGAATATCTGGCTTGGGATTATGTCCGGTTCAGTATGTTATGTTTAGAAGGTGCCCGATTGAAATATATCACCAAAGAAGAAGCTCAATCCTGGACGCGGATGTTAGCCCCGCGTCTGCGTAAAATGTATACGGGATGGGATGATTTGTGGCATCATTTATTTATCACACGTTGGTTCTGGTCGGCTCAGGATAAGCAATGGACAAGCAGCCAATCAGATTACCTTGCTATCGTGGATAATTTATTACAGGACAAGAGCAGCCCTGTGAACGTGATTCAATGGGATGTACCACTTTCCTCCACGGATACTACGTCATTTTCTGAGGCGCTGGTAAGCTTGCAATTACCTAAGTCCATGGTCACTTTAGAATTAGAAGGTGATGACGATGTTACTGTCGGGGTCGATGAATTAAATGAAATTATTCGAGCACATCTGAATATCTCTCCCCCTAAATGATATCTAAAATATAAAACATACAGGGGCACTGTGATCTGTGCCCCTGATAATCACTCTGGTGTTTTAGGCCCGTCAATATCTGGTACTGACGAACAGTCAATACGGTTCAGCAGCACACAGTTTTTTTCCACTCAGTGAGCATGGTCTGTTCTCTGTTAATGGACATATTGAGGTCTACGGCATATTGTAGCGGGCTATTGAGTTATTGGCCTGAGATAGACAATGCTGTTTTTCTGATTCCAGCTGCTATTGCAATTGCGTAGATGTTGGGGACGGATTTGTTATTCCGTCGGTCTCTTCCTCTGTAATCGGGAGTAACCCCGATCCAATCCGCTTTCTTCTCTTACTCAACGCATTCAGCTCTTATCATGACATCATGATAAGATTGTCGCTAAGCGTAAACTTGATAGACTCAGTGACAGAGTTTTTCCTCTTTCGCATATCGGGTTGGTGCTTTCGGAGACGTACGTTCGCAGACAATATAGCCCGCTCCCAACAACTTGAAATGCATATACCAAGATAATGGAATACTCATGATCAACCCAATTAACTCAATGGCGAGAAAAAAGCCCATAATCCGTTCGTGCAGTGTTGTCGATTTTTTCTTTTTTTTCTTTGTTCTGGTTTTTTCTAGTTTTTTTAGTTTTTCTGGCGTGAGAATTATGCCCAGATAGATTCCAAAAAGTAAAAAATACAGTATGAATGGCGAGGAAAAAACAAGCATGAACATGACCCAAGAAGATTCAACCCGGTCTTCCATCTTAAACGCCGCTATCAGTTCACTGCCCGCAGTGAAAACAACAAAAACCATGACTACTAACATGACTAATAAAAATAAAATAGTGCCAACCCTTTTTTCTGTTGTCATGGCTTTCTTCCCTATGTATTCGACGTGTTGTCCTGATTATGCTGATGGTCATCAGAATTTCAAAACATCATTCTATTATCAATACTAGGCCGTGTCCCTTAATGTAAATTGGTAGTATTATCATCTAAACGGTTTTCAATATAGGAAAAGATGATGGCACGCTACGACATTCCTGATGACGCATGGATATTGATAGAATCTTGTTTGCCCCTGGTTCATTCAGAACGGGCAGGACGTCCCTATGTTGAACACCGTCGTGTGATGAATGGGATGTTCTGGGTATTGTGCTCTGGAGCACCGTGGCGCGACTTACCGGAACGCTATGGGCCTTGGAAAACGGTCTATAACCGATTTAATCGTTGGTCAAAATCGGGCATTATCAACAAGATATTTAATCGGTTACTGTCCGTTCTGGATGAAAAAGGGTTGATTGACTGGACTGAAATTTGCCTGGATGGTAGCCATATTCGCGCCAGTAAAGAGGCCGCCGGCGCGAAAAAAAACAGCCCGATATCGCTGACGATCATGCGCTGGGTCGCTCACGCGGTGGTTATGGCACCAAAATCCACCTGGCAACCGACCGAAAGGGTTTTCCCCTCAACCTAATATTGACCGCAGGGCAAGCCCATGAAAGTCAATCCGCCATTCCATTGCTCGATGGCATTGGCGTCCAACGCAAAAATGGTTTCATGAAACGACGTGGCAAAGCCGTGCTGGCCGATAAAGGTTATTCGGGCGGAAAACTGCGCGGTTATCTGCGTAAATTGAGGGTCAAGAGCATTATTCCGTATAAAATCAATGAAAAAGGCAGTACTAATGGCCGCACAAAATTTGATAAACAGGCTTATCGTGACCGGAATGTGGTCGAACGCTGTTTCGGTTTTCTGAAAGGGAATCGGCGTATCGCAACCCGTTACGAAAAAACCGCCCGGAACTATTTATCGATGGTGAAATTAGGCTGTATTCGACTCTTTTACAAGCGGTTATATAATTAAGGGACACAACCTAGTACTACAGCCGTAATTGTTCTGTAAGCCGATGATTTCCCCGGCGACGATAATGACATTGTTGTGCCCGGTATTGATGCCGTCGTCGCCAGTCTGACCAATGTAAAACCTGTTCGATTGTTTCTCCCGCTTTTTCCATCAGCTTTGACAACAGCTTACGCAATTCCGCTACACTGAGCGGAACCTGGCCTGCCGGTGTTTTTTTTCTCCTCTACCCGCAGAACCGCCAGGACTGCATGGGCCAGTAACGACAAGGTAATATGCCGGTGCCAACTCTGCCATCGCCGCACTTCGTAGTGATCCAGTCCACATTTCCCTTTGATTTCCTTAAAGCCACTTTCGATTTCCCAGCGACAACCCGCCACCTGAACCAGCGTATTAAGATCCGCCTGTTCTCGCAAGGCATACACCACATAGTAAGCCCGTTCCTGTCTACTATCCCGGCTGCGGCGAACCAACAGATAATGACCATAACGCCGCTCCTCTTCACTGAGCTGTAAACGCCATAATGGCACAACAGCCCAGTCATACTCTCGCTCACCTTTTGTTCCCGTTCCCGCTGAGCGTGTTTTCCAGTCAGTGGCAGTCAACGTATCGGCAATCCGTTCAGCACGGAGATATTTGGGTCCTTGCCACCATAAAGGGGTATTACAGGGAATGGCTAACACGAAGGGCGGGTGTCGGGACGCCAGCCAGACCCTCAGACGACGGTCACGGCCATACACTTCATCCGCGGTCACCCAGCGACAGGGCACGCCAGCATCCCATGTCCGTTCCAGCATCTGCCGGGCTAACTGGGGTTTCGTTGCAAACGTGACACTGGCCGGGATACCCGCAGCTTCACAGCGGGCACGGTCATCGATCCACTGGCGAGGCAGGTATAAGGCCCGGTCAATAAAAGCATGACCGCCGTGGCCGCCGTAACACAGAAATACGCCTATCTGGCTGTTTTCTACTCGTCCAGCGGTCCCACTATACTGACGCTGTACCCCGGCAGAATGGGTCCCTTTTTTGATAAAACCGGTTTCATCAAGGATGAGAACCCCCTGTTCATCGCCCAAATGTTCAGTGACATAATCCCGCAGGATATCGCGGGCCATCTCGACATCCCAATCAGCGCGTTCCAGCAAATATTGAATGCCATCGGGGGAACTTTCCCCTAGCCATTCAGCCAGTTGCCAGCTATTTTTACGTTCAACATCACTGAGCAATCCCCGAAGATAGGCGAGGCTGCGTTGTCGTGGGCCGGTAGAGTGAAATAAGGGAGCCAGACGGGCATGTAATGCCTGTAGCGCCTGTTCCCAGATTTTGGCAGGGGATGGCATGTGACACCACCTTTGATTTAAGGAAGAAGAACCCCATCATGGCACAATATGGATTACGGCTGTAGTACTAACAATTGGCTAAATATCATAACAACGTCCATCAAGGCTCTAAATGTGAGTATCCCGCTAAAAAGTATCATTGACTTTCAGCGATCTTCCGCCATCCCTTTATCCGATGGTATTGACATACAGCGCAAAAATGGTTTTATAAAGCGGTGCTGGCTGATAAAGGCTATCCGAGCGAAAAACGCCGCAGTTATCTGCGTCAATTAAGAATAAAGAGCATGAATTTGTTTGTACATTTGGAGTGGATATGAACTACTACGCAGAGGATCACTTCTAGGTAACGTAAATAGCCTTGGAAGTGTTATGAAAAAACTTAAATTACAGTATAAAAATTCTGAGATATTCTCGGGAATAAGACGTGATTGGAAAAATTACTGCCGACTTTTGCTATGACCACCCAATCAATACATTCAGTCAATATGGCAAGCAACTTATTTTACCCAAGCTCAGGAAGAGAAAAGCTTAGAGTGTGATTCTTTTCACGCTTTATGTACAAAGCGAGTAAAACTAGGAAATATTCCTAATTCAACTAGGAGCTTAGCTCAAGCCAACCTTTCTTCAGTTTTTTAAACTGCACGGTAATAACCATACCTATAAAGATGATATCTACGAAAATTTTCGCTTTCTGGCGACTTATCTTTTTCATCCGCTTTAAAAAGATGTTTTTCTCATGGTCACCTAAGGATTCTCAAATGCTTAAGATTCTAGAACAAATTCGTAAACCGACACTGGATCTACCAGTGGAAGTACGCCGTAAAATGTGGTTTAAACCTTTCATGCAGTCATATTTGGTGGTTTTTATCGGCTATATGGCGATGTATTTAGTCCGTAAGAACTTTAATATCGCCCAAAACGATATGATCTCGACTTATGGCTTGTCGATGACGCAGCTCGGGTTAATAGGATTAGGTTTTTCTATTACTTACGGTATTGGTAAAACGGCTGTTGCTTATTATGCCGACGGCAAAAATACCAAACAATTTTTGCCATTTATGTTGATCTTGTCTGGCCTTGCCATGTTAGGGTTTAGCATGAGCATGGGACATTCCAGCATCAGTATTTTCCTGATGGTGGCATTTTATGCATTGAGTGGTTTTTTCCAAAGTATAGGCGGGCCTGCCAGCTATTCCACCATTACAAAATGGACGCCTCGCAATAAGCGTGGAACCTATCTGGGGTTATGGAATATGTCGCATAACGTAGGAGGCGCCGCCGCCGCTGGGGTAGCACTTTTTGGTGCCAACTATTTCTTTAATGGTCATGTGATCGGGATGTTTATTTTCCCTTCGATTATTGCGCTCATTATTGGCTTTATTGGGCTACGTTATGGCAGCGATTCGCCAGAAAGTTATGGTTTGGGCAAGGTAGAAGAGTTATTTGATGAAACCATCAGCGAAGAAGATCTTGCCGCAGAAGAAAACCAGATGACCAAATGGGAGATCTTTGTTGAATATATCTTAAAAAACAAAGTTATTTGGCTACTCTGTTTTGCCAATATCTTCCTTTATATTGTACGTATTGGTATCGACCAGTGGTCAACGGTGTATGCTTATCAGGAATTGGGACAATCAAAAGAAACGGCGATCACCGGTTTTACCCTGTTCGAAGTCGGGGCGTTGGTCGGTACATTAATGTGGGGGTATTTGTCAGACTTGGTGAATGGTCGCCGTGCTCTGGTTGCCTGTGTTTCTTTAGGTTTGATTATTGTTTGTCTTGAATTCTATCAACATGCAACCAGTGAATATATGTACCTGGGATCTCTGTTTGTACTGGGTTTCCTGGTATTTGGCCCACAACTGTTGATCGGTGTGGCTGCAGTTGGTTTTGTACCGAAAAAGGCAATCAGTGTAGCTGATGGTGTCAAAGGCACATTTGCCTACTTAATTGGTGATAGTTTTGCCAAGTTAGGTTTGGGCATGATTGCGGATGGTGTACCTATTTTTGGTCTGACTGGCTGGAAAGGGACGTTTGTTGCACTTGATACTTCTGCATTCATATGCCTTAGTTTGCTTGCTTTTGTCGCGATTGCGGAAGAACAAAAAATCCGGAAAATGAAGAAAGCCCGCTAAGTGATGATTGATATTGATGCTGCCGTTTTTTTTGACCCCGGCAGCATCTTTTCACGCCTTTTTCCAACATCTCATTTTTTATATCTTGCAAACGGCTGATGACAACCTACTGATTGCCATCATGCAGGCTATTGCGAAGCGATATCAATAGGAGTAGTTTATTCCGTTTATTAATCTGCTAACCAATAATGATGATTAAAGTAGCATTAGTTGATGATCATGTTGTTGTACGTTCAGGGTTTGCTCAATTACTGAATTTAGAACCTGATATTGACGTTGTGGGTGAGTTCGGTTCATGTGCCGAAGCCCGGCAAGGATTACCCGGATTGGGCGCAACGGTCTGTATCCTTGATATTTCGATGAAAGACGAAAGTGGATTGTCTCTCCTGAACGATCTCCCCTCAGGTATTAGCTGTATTATGTTGAGTGTGCATGATTCTGCCACTATGGTAGAAAATGCCCTGAGAGCCGGAGCCCGCGGCTACCTCAGTAAGCGTTGTAGTCCGGATGAGTTGGTTCAAGCGGTGCGAACGGCCGCCAATCATGGTTGTTATCTCACACCGGAGATTGTGCTTAATCTGACGTCATCAAAGAGTCATCTGGCACCATTGGAACATCTGACGAAAAGAGAACGACAAGTTGCGCAGATGCTGGCCAGTGGTATGGATGTTAAAGCGGTGGCGGCTGAACTGGGATTAAGCCATAAAACAATCCACGTCCATCGAGCCAATGCGATGAGTAAATTAGGGGTAACGAATAACGTGGGTTTGGCAAATCATTTTGCCATGAGTGATCACTCATGCGTCAATATCTGATTAATTCATTTTGTGGCTGCTTGTTGTTTTCTTGCTGGTGGTTTTGCTTATGGATCATTGCGTACCATTTTGTTAATGATTTTGAGTTGGCTATTTTGTTTTTCCCTTTTGCTTTGCGTCTTGGGATGGCTCTCCATACCCCCAAACGCTATTGGATAACCCTTTACGGTGCCGAATGGGGGCTGACCATTTGCTTAGCGTTCTTAATGGCACAGCCACAATGGTTGACCGTATTAACGGCCAGTATGATCAGTTTCCCGCTTATTGGGTTTGCCAATCATTATTATTGCGGCAGTCAATGGCAGCGATTTGTGATTATGGCCGGTATCATTCTGGCAACATCGATTATTAATGTGGTGGCGATAAGTCACCACAGTTCTGCATTGGGTATCGCATTCCTGGTGAGTTTAACAGGGGGTGTGATGTTAGTTCCTTTGTGTTATCTAATATGGCATTACCTGTTCCAAAATATTTGGCTGCCGCTGACGGCAAGTCTTGCCTCATATCGCCTTCAGTTTCATCTCAAACACGTTATTCTTTATGTTTTATTATTTGTACTGAATATCGTGCTCCAGGTGGGGCTTCCGAATGAATTGCGTTATTTTGCGCCATTTTGTTTAGCTATCCCCATTATCCTATTGGCTTTTCGTTACGGCTGGCAAGGTGCTGTCGTCGGTACGTTGTTGAACAGTATTGCATTGATTGCCGCCCGTAGTGGCGTTTCGCATATCGAAATCACGGATCTCTTGTTATCACTGTTGGTGCAGACAATCACGGGGATCATGTTAGGTCTGGCTGTACAGCGTCAGCGTGATCTCAATGCACAATTAAGGCGTCAACTCGATTGTAATCACAGCCTGTCTCGTCAATTGGTGAAAGCGGAAGAATCGGTAAGACGGGAGATTGCCTGTGAACTGCATGATGAAATTGGTCAGAATATAACAGCCATTCGTACACAAGCCAGTATTATTCAGCGGATAGAAGTGGCGCCGATGAGTGCCAATTGCGCCAAAATGATCGAAGCATTATCACTCAATATTTATGATACGACGAAAGGGCTATTAAGCCGGTTGCGACCTAAGATCCTTGATGATCTCGGCTTGAAAGAAGCGATAGAGCAATTATTGCGGGATATGAAATTTGAGGCGCATGGCATATTAGTGGATGTGCATTGGGCGGAGGATTCGGTTGCCGCGATTGAGCAACTCAGTGATACAACCAAAGTGACATTATATCGTCTTTGTCAGGAAGCGTTGAATAATGCCATGAAATATGCTCAGGCGGATCATATTGAGTTGTATTTTTCTGTTAAAGGTATGATTCATGTTTTGATCAAAGATAATGGTATTGGCTGTAAGGCCGAAGATCATATGAAAGGATTTGGTCTGCGTGGTATGCGTGAACGTGTACAGGCTCTCGGTGGCAAGTTCACCATTAACAGTGAAAAACAACAAGGTGATTCAATCTCGTCGGGGACGGATTTATCCATCATCTTGCCCAAACTTTAAGACACGATCATGACAGTTTCTTCTCCATCCAGCTTATTCAATAACTGCCAATTATCTGATGAAGAAATCAGAGAACGTTATCGTTATTGGCGTTTGCATATTATGTTGAGCCTTTATATCGGGTATGCCGTCTTTTACTTTACCCGGAAAAGTCTTAATTATGCGATGCCTGTTATGATCCCTGATCTTGGTTTTGATAAAGGGGATATTGGTCTGATGGGGACGCTATTTTATATCACATACGGGTGTTCTAAATTCCTGTCCGGCATGATTTCTGATCGTACCAATACACGCTATTTTATGGGCATAGGATTAATTGCGACGGGGATTATTAATATCTTTTTGGGGTTATCCAGTTCGGTTGTGATGTTTATCTTTTTATGGGTATTAAATGCGTGGTTTCAGGGCTGGGGTTCGCCAGCGTGTGCCAAACTACTGACCAGTTGGTATTCGCGCTCAGAGCGTGGTTTTTGGTGGTCGCTCTGGAATACTTCACATCATGTAGGTAGTGCACTGATTGCATTATTGATCAGCTTCTTGACACTACATGTTAGCTGGCGGGAAGGGGTGATTGTGCCCGGCTGTTTAGGCATTTTGGCCGGCCTATTTTTATGTTGGCGATTACGTGATAAGCCGACCACCATGGGATTACCGACTATTGGTCAGTTTCGTCATGATCATTTAGAAAAAATACATGAAAATCAAGGGAGAGGGTTAACAACGCGAGAAATATTGAAAACCTATGTTTTCTGCAATAAATCTATTTGGCTGCTGTCATTCAGTTATGTTTTAGTATACCTCGTTCGAACTGTGATTAATGATTGGGGCAATCTCTATCTGACAGAATATCACCATTATGATTTAGTCAGCGCAAACACAGTCGTCTCACTTTTTGAAGTTGGAGGCTTTGTCGGCTCACTGGTCGCGGGTTGGGGATCTGACAAAGTGTTTGGTGGCAATCGTGGGCCGATGAACCTGATATTTGCTATGGGCATTTTCTTATCCGTCGCGGCGTTATGGTTAATGCCGATGACGGGATTAATTTTTCAATCCATCGGCTTTTTTATCATTGGATTTTTTGTTTTTGGCCCCCAATTATTGATTGGGATGGCGGCTGCGGAATGTTCACATAAAGATTCTGCGGGGGCAGCCACGGGGTTTGTTGGTCTCTTTGCTTATACTGGCGCCGCACTTGCTGGTTATCCTGTTGCCATTATTTTAAAGTATTACCATTGGACGGGGTTATTTATGACGATTTCTGTCTGTGCAGTCATGATAGGCTTGTTATTACTGCCATTTTTGCAAGCTCAGGCTCCTCGGCAGAAGGTGTAGTTCATCTTTAAGACGACAGGGAGATGAGGTGTTACGTGTGATTTTTGTTTTATAAATGTTAAATGCGATCGCGCTATTTTTAAGTTATTCAGGGTTATTATGGTTTATAATAAAAATTCATTGTGTTAGCGGAAGAATAACCCTAAGAGTGTATGTTTGAAATATATTGTTTATGACATGATGTTCAGGTGTAAAACATAGGTAAAATTCATTGTTTGGTTTTCTATGAAAAAAGATGGTTGTAAAAAATCAATGTTTGCCAAAATAGGTGATTTTTGTAAAATAAATAAATGGGGAATATTCAGAAAAGAAATTTTATTTTTTTATTTTTTTTATTGTGTATCTTATTATTGCGGGGGAGTTTAATCTGGTTGAACCGGTGATTAAATATATCGACTATATTATGGCATTATTATTGTTAACGGCTTTTATCAGTATCATTGTTAAGGTGGTTAATTTATTTTATCCTGTAAAAGAAGAATATGAAAACAACAGAGATAAGTATTTAATTGAAAAAACGGGCCTTTCCTCTAAAATACTTGCGTTATTAATTTTAATTTGCTGCGTTATTGTCATTTCTTGTGTGTATATATTTATCACTGATACGGTTACATATCATTTTTCATTAACGTTATTCTTTGCTATGTTTAACAGTTCAATTATCTATTTAATGATAATAATCATTAAGAAAGTTTAATAATATGGTATCGTTTGTTGCAAAATAAGTCATTGACGGTTTTCTGGTAAGAAAGTGTCTGCTGAATTAAATAGCATGGTATAGTACGCCCCTGATTTTCCCTATTCATCGGAATGTTATGTCTTATCAATGTCCTTTATGTCATTCACCATTACTGTTTGCTCACCAGCAACTGGCCAGCCATCAGTGGCGTTGCGAAAACAATCATCAGTTTGATTGTGCAAAAGAAGGGTATGTCAACTTACTGCCTGTTCAGCATAAACGCTCAAAAGAACCCGGGGATAGTGTCGAGATGATGCAAGCGAGAAGGGCGTTTTTGCATTCGGGGCATTATCAGGCGTTGCAGCAAAAAACAATTGAGTTACTCAACAAATATTTGCCTGAAGAGGCTGAAACCATACTGGATATTGGTTGTGGCGAAGGTTATTACACTGCGGCGGTTCAGGAACAGTTGGATCTTCATCGGGATTTGGTGGTATACGGATTGGATGTCGCGAAAGTGGCGGTCCGCTATGGCGCTAAGCGGTATCCTCAGGTTAATTTTTGCGTCGCATCCAGCCATCGGTTGCCATTTGCCGCGCATTCACTGGATGGTATTTTGCGTATTTATGCGCCCTGTAAGCCAACAGAATTAGCCCGGGTCGTGAAAACCGGGGGGATTGTTCTGACCGTGACACCCGGTTTCCGTCATTTGTACCAATTGAAGGAATTAATTTATCAGGAAGTGCATTTACATCCTGAAAATCATGAGCTTTGGGAAGGATTTGAATTAATTTCAACTGACAACCTATCTTATGTGATGTCGCTAAATGGTGAACAAGCTCACCATTTATTGCAGATGACCCCTTTTGCCTGGCGGGCATCAGAAGATGTTAAAGCGCATTTGATAGCGAAAGAACAGTTTAATTGTGAGGCAGATTTCACGTTAAAAGTATATCGACGTATTTGATAACAAGAAGAGTGATGTGCGGCGGGCGATGTACAACCGATCTTGCGTTGCGGCTAATAACGCCGCAACAGGCTGAAGAAAAAGGTGCTCTTTCCAGATCATTGGCATCCATAATCATTTATTTTGCGTACATAAATAATTTAAGATGTTCGAATAATATATTGAAACCAATCGCAATTAAGATTAACCCGCCGACTAGCTCGGCCTTTTTGCCCAAGAGCGGGCCAATATAGCGACCAATGAGTATACCTAATGTGGCCATGATCATGGTGATAAGACCAATTGTCATGGCGGTGTGCAG carries:
- the uhpA gene encoding transcriptional regulator UhpA, which gives rise to MIKVALVDDHVVVRSGFAQLLNLEPDIDVVGEFGSCAEARQGLPGLGATVCILDISMKDESGLSLLNDLPSGISCIMLSVHDSATMVENALRAGARGYLSKRCSPDELVQAVRTAANHGCYLTPEIVLNLTSSKSHLAPLEHLTKRERQVAQMLASGMDVKAVAAELGLSHKTIHVHRANAMSKLGVTNNVGLANHFAMSDHSCVNI
- the uhpT gene encoding hexose-6-phosphate:phosphate antiporter, whose protein sequence is MLKILEQIRKPTLDLPVEVRRKMWFKPFMQSYLVVFIGYMAMYLVRKNFNIAQNDMISTYGLSMTQLGLIGLGFSITYGIGKTAVAYYADGKNTKQFLPFMLILSGLAMLGFSMSMGHSSISIFLMVAFYALSGFFQSIGGPASYSTITKWTPRNKRGTYLGLWNMSHNVGGAAAAGVALFGANYFFNGHVIGMFIFPSIIALIIGFIGLRYGSDSPESYGLGKVEELFDETISEEDLAAEENQMTKWEIFVEYILKNKVIWLLCFANIFLYIVRIGIDQWSTVYAYQELGQSKETAITGFTLFEVGALVGTLMWGYLSDLVNGRRALVACVSLGLIIVCLEFYQHATSEYMYLGSLFVLGFLVFGPQLLIGVAAVGFVPKKAISVADGVKGTFAYLIGDSFAKLGLGMIADGVPIFGLTGWKGTFVALDTSAFICLSLLAFVAIAEEQKIRKMKKAR
- a CDS encoding DUF1240 domain-containing protein — its product is MTTEKRVGTILFLLVMLVVMVFVVFTAGSELIAAFKMEDRVESSWVMFMLVFSSPFILYFLLFGIYLGIILTPEKLKKLEKTRTKKKKKKSTTLHERIMGFFLAIELIGLIMSIPLSWYMHFKLLGAGYIVCERTSPKAPTRYAKEEKLCH
- a CDS encoding IS5 family transposase (programmed frameshift), whose product is MARYDIPDDAWILIESCLPLVHSERAGRPYVEHRRVMNGMFWVLCSGAPWRDLPERYGPWKTVYNRFNRWSKSGIINKIFNRLLSVLDEKGLIDWTEICLDGSHIRASKEAAGAKKKQPDIADDHALGRSRGGYGTKIHLATDRKGFPLNLILTAGQAHESQSAIPLLDGIGVQRKNGFMKRRGKAVLADKGYSGGKLRGYLRKLRVKSIIPYKINEKGSTNGRTKFDKQAYRDRNVVERCFGFLKGNRRIATRYEKTARNYLSMVKLGCIRLFYKRLYN
- a CDS encoding tail fiber assembly protein, with the translated sequence MEKNCVLLNRIDCSSVPDIDGPKTPE
- a CDS encoding IS701 family transposase, translating into MPSPAKIWEQALQALHARLAPLFHSTGPRQRSLAYLRGLLSDVERKNSWQLAEWLGESSPDGIQYLLERADWDVEMARDILRDYVTEHLGDEQGVLILDETGFIKKGTHSAGVQRQYSGTAGRVENSQIGVFLCYGGHGGHAFIDRALYLPRQWIDDRARCEAAGIPASVTFATKPQLARQMLERTWDAGVPCRWVTADEVYGRDRRLRVWLASRHPPFVLAIPCNTPLWWQGPKYLRAERIADTLTATDWKTRSAGTGTKGEREYDWAVVPLWRLQLSEEERRYGHYLLVRRSRDSRQERAYYVVYALREQADLNTLVQVAGCRWEIESGFKEIKGKCGLDHYEVRRWQSWHRHITLSLLAHAVLAVLRVEEKKNTGRPGSAQCSGIA
- a CDS encoding IS982 family transposase yields the protein MNKLVEIFCDVDDFCRFSIPQWEQFCLNKGHRLRRRQGHMYPSEMMTILIRFHMSHYRDFKHFYLEHIWKYHHHDFPTLLSYTRFVSVSPSVLVPLCSYLTQLKGKPTGIAFIDSTSLRVCHNIRIPRHKVFEGVAQRGKTSIGWFYGFKLHLIVNHQGEILALKITAGNVDDREPVRELAKELTGSLYGDKGYLSQELAGALAQAGVTFMTKKRRHMKAQVLAEWDNIMLSKRFIIETINGQLKTISQIEHSWHRSIKGFLLTVLGGVIAYCLKWKKPSLKVFYSEEDFPMTA
- a CDS encoding DUF1266 domain-containing protein, with product MHWFLRTAVFTLVLLGVSYSIYSRFFPYVTNENRKEEIEVTTQNTLLPVTSEDWGIILGAPYAVFNGHVVNDYTPEIAEDNGLSSAWGIKNRQDLLQQLFWLIMEGHSTDYYEIRDTVIHLSKNDFDMLLSNIEKSQWDETEKQELIWQYKMMYHNTHDIQNMEYLAWDYVRFSMLCLEGARLKYITKEEAQSWTRMLAPRLRKMYTGWDDLWHHLFITRWFWSAQDKQWTSSQSDYLAIVDNLLQDKSSPVNVIQWDVPLSSTDTTSFSEALVSLQLPKSMVTLELEGDDDVTVGVDELNEIIRAHLNISPPK